The following proteins come from a genomic window of Rutidosis leptorrhynchoides isolate AG116_Rl617_1_P2 chromosome 10, CSIRO_AGI_Rlap_v1, whole genome shotgun sequence:
- the LOC139871362 gene encoding auxin-responsive protein IAA33: protein MNSNDQQGSLNLMKRRWLQDHQRRLMSQPNYINMLVSPPPQLHKFLKEEDDLIGAGVVPAVTVVVEGRSICHRISLNNHDGYNSLAKALRYMLVDDSVPGDDHDQDQAGLDLSNAVPGHIIAYEDMENDLLLAGDLDWKDFTRVARRIRIIPVKANSSKGKGCK from the exons ATGAATAGTAATGATCAACAAGGTTCTCTAAACTTGATGAAACGAAGGTGGTTGCAAGACCACCAAAGAAGACTCATGTCACAACCTAATTACATCAACATGCTTGTTTCTCCACCACCTCAACTTCACAAGTTTCTTAAAGAAGAGGACGATCTAATAGGCGCCGGAGTGGTTCCTGCAGTTACGGTTGTGGTTGAAGGTCGTTCAATCTGCCACCGAATCAGTCTTAACAATCATGATGGTTATAATAGTTTAGCCAAGGCTCTTCGCTACATGCTCGTAGATGACAGTGTGCCCGGGGATGATCATGATCAAGACCAAGCTGGACTTGATCTTTCAAATGCGGTGCCAGGTCATATCATTGCTTATGAAGATATGGAAAATGATCTTCTTCTTGCTGGTGATCTTGATTGGAA GGATTTCACAAGGGTGGCAAGGAGAATTCGGATCATTCCGGTAAAGGCGAATTCAAGTAAAGGAAAAGGATGCAAATAG